A single genomic interval of Streptomyces sp. NBC_00663 harbors:
- a CDS encoding ATP-binding protein, whose translation MPLTDTVTALPPRQTLPAEERFATELAFLAAHDDGPRPPGWLLTPRAVITFVCGSGGEALKLPEAHPELPDELVVAPKFVGERALVERCVVTLAGERGLLLVGEPGTAKSMLSELLSAAVSGSSALTVQGTAGTTEDALRYGWNYALLLAQGPTPQALVDSPVLAAMRGGQVARVEEITRCLPEVQDALVSILSDRRMSVPELSGTEDAQVAAAPGFTVIATANLRDRGVSEMSAALKRRFNFETVHPIADVEAETALVKRQATAAVERAGAAFGVDDAVLDVLVTVFRDLRAGRSVEGWDVERPGTVMSTAEAVQVAASLGVAAAYLPGGDSLDLVPGHLLGVVRKDDPADHARLLGYWDGPVRRRAEDGSATWRRLWDLRENLR comes from the coding sequence ATGCCCCTGACCGACACGGTGACGGCCCTCCCGCCCCGGCAGACCCTGCCCGCCGAAGAACGCTTCGCCACCGAACTCGCCTTCCTCGCCGCCCACGACGACGGTCCCCGTCCGCCCGGCTGGCTGCTGACGCCCCGTGCCGTGATCACCTTCGTGTGCGGCAGCGGCGGCGAAGCCCTCAAGCTGCCCGAGGCGCACCCGGAGCTGCCGGACGAGCTGGTCGTCGCCCCCAAGTTCGTCGGCGAACGCGCCCTGGTGGAGCGGTGCGTGGTCACGCTCGCCGGAGAACGCGGACTGCTGCTCGTCGGCGAGCCCGGCACCGCCAAGTCGATGCTGTCCGAGCTGCTCTCTGCGGCCGTCAGCGGCAGCAGCGCCCTCACCGTGCAGGGCACCGCGGGCACCACCGAGGACGCGCTGCGCTACGGCTGGAACTACGCCCTGCTCCTCGCTCAGGGCCCGACCCCGCAGGCGCTGGTGGACTCGCCGGTGCTGGCCGCGATGCGCGGCGGGCAGGTGGCCCGGGTCGAGGAGATCACCCGTTGTCTGCCCGAGGTGCAGGACGCGCTGGTGTCGATCCTGTCCGACCGGCGGATGAGCGTGCCCGAGCTGTCCGGCACCGAGGACGCGCAGGTGGCCGCCGCCCCCGGGTTCACCGTCATCGCCACCGCCAACCTCCGCGACCGCGGGGTGTCGGAGATGTCCGCAGCCCTCAAGCGCCGCTTCAACTTCGAGACCGTGCACCCGATCGCGGACGTCGAGGCGGAGACCGCCCTCGTCAAGCGGCAGGCCACGGCGGCCGTCGAGCGAGCGGGCGCGGCGTTCGGCGTCGACGACGCGGTCCTCGACGTCCTGGTCACCGTCTTCCGCGATCTGCGGGCCGGACGCTCGGTCGAGGGCTGGGACGTGGAGCGCCCCGGCACGGTGATGTCCACGGCCGAGGCCGTGCAGGTCGCCGCGTCCCTGGGCGTGGCCGCCGCTTACCTTCCGGGCGGCGACTCGCTCGACCTGGTCCCCGGCCATCTGCTGGGCGTGGTCCGCAAGGACGACCCGGCCGACCACGCGCGGCTGCTCGGCTACTGGGACGGCCCGGTGCGCCGCCGTGCCGAGGACGGGTCGGCGACCTGGCGCCGGCTCTGGGACCTGCGGGAGAACCTTCGGTGA